In Cydia amplana chromosome 13, ilCydAmpl1.1, whole genome shotgun sequence, a single genomic region encodes these proteins:
- the LOC134653306 gene encoding uncharacterized protein LOC134653306, producing the protein MGVPMLKNCCFCASLHTGMLIIAYLYSVWALVELTGYCLIVTFRPLESVRGDGGLSMSKYVTFVVSAGVTGVHLLCSLLLILAAYKKLSYLTLPWTIVTGLLTAMYFVLCLTGISLVLQDSREQLGPEAIFICVQFVRICISVYCIMVVHSRHKQIMAEEDEQRFLRSGRINKGKHEDYPLIRI; encoded by the exons ATGGGTGTACCAATGTTAAAGAACTGTTGCTTTTGCGCGAGTTTACACACAGGAATGCTCATTATAGCGTATTTATATTCA GTATGGGCTCTAGTAGAGCTGACGGGGTACTGTCTAATAGTGACGTTTCGCCCGCTGGAGTCGGTGCGCGGCGACGGCGGGCTGTCCATGAGCAAGTACGTCACGTTCGTGGTGTCCGCGGGCGTGACGGGAGTGCATTTGCTGTGCTCTCTGCTGCTCATACTTGCGGCGTACAAG AAGCTGTCATACCTCACGCTGCCATGGACGATAGTGACGGGCCTCCTGACGGCGATGTACTTCGTGCTGTGCCTGACCGGCATCAGCCTCGTGCTGCAGGACTCGAGAGAGCAGCTCGGCCCCGAGGCCATCTTCATCTGCGTGCAGTTCGTCAGGATCT GCATCTCCGTGTACTGCATCATGGTGGTGCACAGCCGCCACAAGCAGATCATGGCGGAGGAGGACGAGCAGCGGTTCCTGCGCTCAGGAAGAATCAACAAGGGCAAGCACGAAGACTATCCGCTCATACGAATATAG
- the LOC134653308 gene encoding uncharacterized protein LOC134653308, with the protein MSVFRLNSCCCCINLDVGAKITGFVCVLFAAASATLFAVPALLLRLPPATMLFYSVAAVTSALQFITGCAMICGLFQKRPSLVQPWLLLTWTVCGSLLLLSGAGTVMMYVNGDVSDSYVTSIYSLYSMILFYLAVVVRSRREELLDEIKWDSGKRLMRPLAIEKNLYV; encoded by the exons ATGAGTGTGTTTAGATTGAATAGTTGTTGTTGCTGTATCAACCTCGATGTTGGCGCGAAGATAACTGGATTCGTATGCGTG CTGTTTGCAGCAGCATCAGCAACGCTGTTCGCGGTGCCGGCGCTGCTGCTGCGGCTGCCGCCAGCCACCATGCTGTTCTACAGCGTCGCTGCCGTCACGTCTGCACTGCAGTTCATCACTGGCTGCGCTATGATCTGCGGACTGTTCCAG AAGCGCCCCAGCCTCGTACAACCGTGGCTGCTCCTCACATGGACGGTCTGCGGCAGCCTGCTGCTGCTGTCCGGCGCGGGGACAGTCATGATGTACGTCAACGGTGACGTCAGCGATAGTTACGTCACATCTATCTATTCTCTTTATTCCA TGATACTATTCTACTTGGCAGTAGTGGTCCGAAGTCGGCGGGAGGAGCTTCTGGATGAAATCAAGTGGGACTCGGGCAAGCGGCTCATGAGGCCTCTCGCAATCGAGAAGAATCTCTACGTGTAG